The Prunus persica cultivar Lovell chromosome G8, Prunus_persica_NCBIv2, whole genome shotgun sequence genome includes a region encoding these proteins:
- the LOC18767780 gene encoding alcohol dehydrogenase 1: MSTAGQVIKCRAAVAWEAGKPLSIEEVEVAPPQKEEVRLKILFTSLCHTDVYFWEAKGQHPLFPRIYGHEAGGIVESVGEGVTDLQPGDHVLPVFTGECKECRHCKSEESNMCDLLRINTDRGTMLSDGKSRFSKDGKPIYHFLGTSTFSEYTVCHVGSVAKINPAAPLEKVCVLSCGICTGFGATVNVAKPKKGSSVAIFGLGAVGLAAAEGARVSGAARIIGVDLNSNRFEEAKKFGVNEFVNPKDHNKPVQEVIAEMTDGGVDRSVECTGSVQAMISAFECVHDGWGVAVLVGVPSKDDAFKTHPVNFLNERTLKGTFYGNYKPRSDLPGVVEMYMNKELEVDKFITHSVPFAEINKAFDLMLSGQSIRCIIRMED, from the exons ATGTCTACAGCTGGTCAGGTTATCAAGTGCAGAG CCGCGGTGGCATGGGAAGCGGGGAAGCCACTATCAATTGAGGAAGTGGAGGTGGCACCACCACAGAAAGAAGAAGTCCGCTTGAAGATCCTCTTCACCTCTCTTTGCCACACTGATGTCTACTTCTGGGAAGCCAAA GGACAACACCCATTGTTCCCTCGCATTTACGGTCATGAAGCTGGAGG aatTGTGGAAAGCGTAGGTGAGGGTGTGACTGATCTCCAACCAGGAGACCATGTCCTTCCGGTGTTCACGGGGGAGTGCAAGGAGTGCAGGCACTGTAAGTCAGAGGAAAGCAACATGTGTGATCTCCTGAGGATCAATACTGACAGGGGTACTATGCTCAGTGATGGCAAGTCCAGGTTCTCCAAGGATGGAAAGCCAATATATCACTTTCTTGGTACCTCTACCTTCAGTGAATACACTGTATGTCATGTTGGTTCCGTCGCCAAGATCAACCCTGCAGCCCCTCTTGAAAAAGTTTGTGTTCTTAGCTGTGGAATATGCACAG GTTTTGGTGCCACCGTGAATGttgcaaaacccaaaaagggCTCGTCTGTTGCCATTTTTGGACTGGGTGCTGTTGGTCTTGCT GCTGCTGAAGGTGCAAGGGTTTCTGGGGCTGCAAGAATCATTGGAGTTGATTTGAATTCCAACCGATTTGAGGAAG CCAAGAAGTTTGGCGTGAATGAATTCGTGAATCCAAAAGATCATAACAAACCTGTGCAAGAG GTGATTGCTGAAATGACCGATGGGGGAGTGGATAGGAGTGTTGAATGCACTGGAAGCGTCCAGGCGATGATTTCTGCATTTGAATGTGTTCATGAT GGTTGGGGCGTTGCTGTACTCGTTGGTGTGCCTAGTAAAGATGATGCATTCAAAACCCATCCAgtgaatttcttgaatgagAGGACTCTTAAGGGCACCTTCTATGGTAACTACAAGCCACGATCCGATCTGCCCGGGGTTGTGGAGATGTACATGAATAAG GAGCTGGAAGTGGATAAATTTATCACTCACTCGGTCCCTTTCGCTGAGATCAACAAAGCATTTGATTTGATGCTTTCAGGACAGTCCATCCGGTGCATCATTCGCATGGAGGATTAG
- the LOC18767541 gene encoding alcohol dehydrogenase 1: protein MSTAGQVIKCRAAVAWEAGKPLSIEEVEVAPPQKEEVRLKILFTSLCHTDVYFWEAKGQHPLFPRIYGHEAGGIVESVGEGVTDLQPGDHVLPVFTGECKECRHCKSEESNMCDLLRINTDRGTMLSDGKSRFSKDGKPIYHFLGTSTFSEYTVCHVGSVAKINPAAPLEKVCVLSCGICTGFGATVNVAKPKKGSSVAIFGLGAVGLAAAEGARVSGAARIIGVDLNSNRFEEAKKFGVNEFVNPKDHNKPVQEVIAEMTDGGVDRSVECTGSVQAMISAFECVHDGWGVAVLVGVPNKDDAFKTHPVNFLNERTLKGTFYGNYKPRSDLPGVVEMYMNKELEVDKFITHSVPFAEINKAFDLMLSGQSIRCIIRMED, encoded by the exons ATGTCTACAGCTGGTCAGGTTATCAAGTGCAGAG CCGCGGTGGCATGGGAAGCGGGGAAGCCACTATCAATTGAGGAAGTGGAGGTGGCACCACCACAGAAAGAAGAAGTCCGCTTGAAGATCCTCTTCACCTCTCTTTGCCACACTGATGTCTACTTCTGGGAAGCCAaa GGACAACACCCACTGTTCCCTCGCATTTACGGTCATGAAGCTGGAGG aatTGTGGAAAGCGTAGGTGAGGGTGTGACTGATCTCCAACCAGGAGACCATGTCCTTCCGGTGTTCACGGGGGAGTGCAAGGAGTGCAGGCACTGTAAGTCAGAGGAAAGCAACATGTGTGATCTCCTGAGGATCAATACTGACAGGGGTACTATGCTCAGTGATGGCAAGTCCAGGTTCTCCAAGGATGGAAAGCCAATATATCACTTTCTTGGTACCTCTACCTTCAGTGAATACACTGTATGTCATGTTGGTTCCGTCGCCAAGATCAACCCTGCAGCCCCTCTTGAAAAagtttgtgttcttagttgTGGAATATGCACAG GTTTTGGTGCCACTGTGAATGttgcaaaacccaaaaagggCTCATCTGTTGCCATTTTTGGACTTGGTGCTGTTGGTCTTGCT GCTGCTGAAGGTGCAAGGGTTTCTGGGGCTGCAAGAATCATTGGAGTTGATTTGAATTCCAACCGATTTGAGGAAG CCAAAAAGTTTGGCGTGAATGAATTCGTGAATCCAAAAGATCATAATAAACCTGTGCAAGAG GTGATTGCTGAAATGACCGATGGTGGAGTGGATAGGAGTGTTGAATGCACTGGAAGCGTCCAGGCAATGATTTCTGCATTTGAATGTGTTCATGAT GGTTGGGGCGTTGCTGTACTTGTTGGTGTGCCTAATAAAGATGATGCATTCAAAACCCATCCAgtgaatttcttgaatgagAGGACTCTTAAGGGCACCTTCTATGGTAACTACAAACCCCGATCCGATCTGCCCGGTGTTGTGGAGATGTACATGAATAAG GAGCTGGAAGTGGATAAATTTATCACTCACTCGGTCCCTTTCGCTGAGATCAACAAAGCATTTGACTTGATGCTTTCAGGACAGTCCATCAGGTGCATCATTCGCATGGAGGATTAG